The following are from one region of the Methanoculleus caldifontis genome:
- a CDS encoding ABC transporter permease has protein sequence MAWEFLTVYWREMIRFVRFRAQLFSSLLQPALWMAFFGVAMSSNLDRFTAAVPVPAGVMPVDYLTFMAAGVIAMTTLFTSLFGGMSLLFDKNWGLMREMLASPMPRTHIMIGVGLSGMTRSFIQVAIIMAFGLLLGVQFFPGFPITRIALSILGIFAFVAAFSFGFLLFSSTISMRLESPEGLQGIMTLLTLPLFFVSNALYPIQAFPPILQVLSIYNPLTHLVNGVRYFALGSDFFAVGARYTYTTADVLASFAYLLVFATVMYLLARRTFQRAVVT, from the coding sequence GTGGCCTGGGAGTTCCTCACCGTCTACTGGCGGGAGATGATCCGGTTCGTCCGGTTCAGGGCGCAACTCTTCTCGTCGCTCCTGCAGCCAGCGCTCTGGATGGCCTTCTTCGGGGTCGCGATGTCCTCGAACCTCGACCGGTTCACCGCGGCCGTCCCGGTCCCGGCGGGCGTCATGCCGGTCGACTACCTCACTTTCATGGCCGCAGGGGTGATCGCGATGACGACCCTCTTCACGAGCCTCTTTGGAGGGATGAGCCTCCTCTTCGATAAGAACTGGGGGCTGATGCGGGAGATGCTCGCGAGCCCCATGCCCCGGACCCACATCATGATAGGGGTCGGCCTCTCGGGGATGACGCGATCGTTCATCCAGGTCGCGATCATCATGGCGTTCGGGCTCCTCCTCGGCGTACAGTTCTTCCCCGGCTTCCCGATCACCCGGATAGCCCTCTCGATCCTCGGGATCTTCGCCTTCGTCGCCGCCTTCTCGTTCGGGTTCCTCCTCTTCTCCTCGACCATCTCGATGCGCCTTGAGAGCCCCGAAGGGCTGCAGGGGATCATGACGCTCCTCACCCTGCCGCTCTTCTTCGTCTCGAACGCCCTCTACCCGATCCAGGCCTTCCCGCCGATCCTGCAGGTCCTCTCGATCTACAATCCACTGACCCACCTCGTCAACGGGGTCCGCTACTTCGCCCTCGGCAGCGATTTCTTCGCCGTCGGCGCCCGCTACACCTACACCACGGCCGACGTCCTCGCATCGTTCGCCTACCTCCTGGTCTTCGCGACGGTGATGTATCTCCTCGCCCGCCGGACGTTCCAGCGAGCGGTAGTGACATAA
- a CDS encoding ATP-binding cassette domain-containing protein has translation MGEGDIIEVHDLEHTFDGVEAVRGISFTVRRGEIFSFLGPNGAGKSTTINILTTLLPLQKGTVRVAGYDVAREAPEVRKAIGIVFQEDVLDRDLTVWETMEFHGRLYAIPREERRRGIEDLLRIVELDAKRDERTKNLSGGMKRRLQIARGLMTRPEVLFLDEPTQGLDPQTRMRIWEYIREVNRAGTTIFLTTHYMEEADMLSDRISIIDYGKIVVSGTPETLKNALGEDVVYLETADDRRARESLRDIREIRSISESPRGLSITISADGSHCLPRIVDKVRGAGVGISSVNLKKPTMDDVFVHYTGRELRDTGA, from the coding sequence ATGGGAGAGGGTGATATCATCGAGGTGCACGACCTCGAGCATACGTTCGACGGCGTGGAAGCGGTGCGCGGCATCAGTTTCACCGTCCGGAGAGGCGAGATCTTCTCCTTCCTCGGCCCGAACGGCGCCGGCAAGAGCACCACGATCAACATCTTAACGACGCTCCTCCCCCTCCAGAAGGGCACGGTCCGGGTCGCCGGCTACGACGTCGCACGGGAGGCTCCGGAAGTCCGGAAGGCCATCGGGATCGTCTTTCAGGAGGACGTGCTCGACCGCGACCTCACGGTCTGGGAGACGATGGAGTTCCACGGCCGGCTCTACGCCATCCCCCGCGAGGAGCGGCGGCGGGGGATCGAGGACCTGCTCAGGATCGTCGAGCTCGACGCCAAACGGGACGAGCGGACGAAGAACCTCTCCGGCGGGATGAAACGGCGGCTCCAGATCGCCAGGGGGCTGATGACCCGGCCGGAGGTCCTCTTCCTCGACGAGCCGACGCAGGGGCTCGATCCCCAGACGAGGATGCGGATCTGGGAGTACATCAGGGAGGTGAACCGGGCGGGGACGACGATCTTTCTGACGACGCATTACATGGAGGAGGCCGACATGCTCTCGGACCGGATCAGCATCATCGACTACGGGAAGATCGTCGTCTCCGGCACCCCGGAGACGCTCAAGAACGCTCTCGGCGAGGACGTCGTCTACCTGGAGACCGCCGACGACAGGAGAGCGCGGGAGAGCCTCCGGGACATCCGCGAGATCCGGTCGATCTCGGAGTCGCCGCGAGGCCTCTCGATCACGATATCGGCCGACGGGAGCCACTGCCTCCCGCGGATCGTCGATAAGGTCCGCGGCGCCGGGGTCGGGATCTCGAGCGTGAACTTGAAAAAACCGACGATGGACGACGTCTTCGTCCATTACACCGGCAGGGAACTGCGCGATACGGGGGCCTGA
- a CDS encoding arginine deiminase family protein, translating into MATGVRAEWEPLRKAAVHRPGIEMFFGLLDPYGALYERAFSRSGARREHDALVRTLREEFGVRVLHLEETILESADRDPEVRRQLVERAHGTVTLRGGAGEVAEARRRMEQNAAALDAQHFFTLLLVNPVMDVGLGRAGGGADVHILEHQPLANLYFMRDQQAMTGRGLVVGRPAKQQRLREPEITGFLWETLGIPLAGTIREPGTFEGGDFMPMGEFALVGTGDRTNAEGVRQFLGFDPVFDEIGVVRQPGHPLIPSDRPDPMVDMHLDTYFNVAGSGVVIGSEVLLRRAQVDVYRRAGGEYEPAGGTANLYDYVRSKGFAVIDLSILEQLSYAANILCVRDGSILAVEGERVMRTVLENLERKAARDPQRYGRLLRHAEEDYRRIRGEGQFFPHRKAFYNHGIEVVPLRLEHLTGGYGGPHCMTCTLERG; encoded by the coding sequence ATGGCGACGGGCGTGCGGGCGGAGTGGGAGCCGCTCCGGAAGGCGGCCGTCCACCGGCCGGGGATCGAGATGTTCTTCGGGCTGCTGGATCCCTACGGGGCTCTCTACGAGCGGGCGTTCAGCCGCTCCGGGGCCCGGCGGGAGCACGATGCCCTCGTTCGCACCCTCCGCGAGGAGTTCGGGGTCCGGGTCCTGCATCTTGAGGAGACGATCCTTGAATCCGCGGACCGCGACCCGGAGGTCCGCCGGCAACTCGTCGAGCGGGCGCACGGGACCGTCACCCTCCGGGGCGGGGCGGGCGAGGTGGCGGAGGCCCGCCGGCGCATGGAGCAGAACGCCGCGGCGCTCGATGCGCAGCACTTCTTCACCCTCCTCCTCGTCAACCCGGTCATGGACGTGGGGTTGGGACGGGCCGGCGGCGGGGCGGACGTCCATATCCTGGAGCACCAGCCGCTCGCGAACCTCTACTTCATGCGCGACCAGCAGGCGATGACCGGCCGGGGCCTCGTCGTCGGGCGGCCGGCAAAGCAGCAGCGCCTGCGCGAGCCCGAGATCACGGGGTTCCTCTGGGAGACCCTCGGCATCCCCCTCGCGGGGACAATCCGGGAGCCCGGCACGTTCGAGGGCGGCGATTTCATGCCGATGGGGGAGTTCGCCCTCGTCGGGACCGGGGACCGGACGAACGCCGAAGGGGTGCGCCAGTTCCTCGGCTTCGACCCCGTATTCGACGAAATCGGCGTCGTCCGCCAGCCTGGCCACCCGCTCATACCGAGCGACCGGCCAGACCCGATGGTCGATATGCACCTGGACACCTACTTCAACGTCGCGGGGAGCGGGGTGGTGATCGGCTCGGAGGTCCTCCTGCGGCGGGCGCAGGTCGACGTCTACCGCCGGGCGGGCGGGGAGTACGAGCCCGCGGGCGGGACCGCGAACCTCTACGACTACGTCCGGTCGAAAGGGTTTGCCGTGATCGACCTCTCGATCCTCGAACAGCTCTCCTACGCCGCGAACATCCTCTGCGTCCGCGACGGGAGCATCCTTGCGGTGGAGGGGGAGCGGGTGATGCGGACGGTCCTCGAAAACCTGGAGCGGAAAGCCGCCCGCGACCCGCAGCGGTACGGGCGGCTCCTCCGGCACGCGGAGGAGGACTATCGCCGGATCCGGGGCGAGGGACAGTTCTTCCCGCACCGGAAGGCGTTCTACAATCACGGTATCGAGGTCGTGCCGCTCCGTCTCGAGCACCTGACGGGCGGGTACGGCGGCCCGCACTGCATGACCTGCACGCTGGAGCGGGGGTAG
- the arcC gene encoding carbamate kinase, producing MPEKAVVIALGGNAILQHREAGTAEEQLANLRRASRRIAEIARDGYAVAVTHGNGPQVGDILLRNEIAKDVLPPMPLDVCGAESQGMIGYLLQQALGEALIETGLDMPVATVLTRTLVDGGDPAFENPEKPIGPTCTAMQARGIEREKGWRMAQVPGQGCRRVVPSPRPLALVEGEAIARLFAAGVVVIAAGGGGVPVVRESGGALCGVEAVVDKDYTAALLARLIGAGDLLLLTDVERVALNYGRPDQQEIREMTVAEARRHLAAGQFPAGSMGPKVEAAVGFLEAGGERATIASLDSAAGALAGRAGTRIRL from the coding sequence ATGCCGGAGAAGGCCGTGGTGATCGCGCTCGGCGGCAACGCCATCCTGCAGCACCGGGAGGCCGGGACGGCAGAAGAGCAGCTTGCAAACCTCCGCCGTGCCTCCCGGCGGATCGCTGAGATCGCCCGTGACGGCTACGCGGTCGCCGTCACCCACGGGAACGGGCCCCAGGTGGGGGATATCCTTCTCCGGAACGAGATCGCGAAGGATGTCCTCCCGCCGATGCCGCTCGATGTCTGCGGAGCGGAGAGCCAGGGGATGATCGGCTACCTGCTCCAGCAGGCGCTCGGCGAGGCGCTCATCGAGACCGGGCTCGATATGCCGGTCGCGACGGTCCTCACCCGGACCCTTGTCGACGGCGGCGACCCGGCGTTCGAGAACCCGGAGAAGCCCATCGGCCCGACCTGCACGGCGATGCAGGCGCGGGGGATAGAGCGCGAGAAGGGCTGGCGGATGGCGCAGGTGCCGGGGCAGGGCTGCCGGCGGGTGGTCCCCTCGCCCCGCCCCCTCGCCCTCGTCGAGGGGGAGGCGATCGCCCGGCTCTTTGCCGCGGGCGTGGTCGTGATCGCCGCGGGCGGCGGGGGCGTTCCGGTGGTCAGGGAGAGCGGCGGCGCTCTGTGCGGGGTCGAGGCGGTGGTGGACAAGGACTACACCGCAGCGCTCCTCGCCCGGCTCATCGGTGCCGGAGACCTCCTCCTCCTGACCGACGTCGAGCGCGTCGCCCTGAATTACGGGCGGCCGGACCAGCAGGAGATCCGTGAGATGACGGTTGCAGAGGCGAGGCGCCACCTCGCGGCGGGGCAGTTCCCGGCCGGGAGCATGGGGCCGAAGGTTGAAGCGGCCGTCGGGTTTCTCGAGGCCGGCGGAGAGCGGGCAACCATCGCATCGCTCGATTCGGCCGCCGGAGCCCTCGCCGGACGGGCGGGGACCCGGATCCGCTTATGA
- a CDS encoding DUF5518 domain-containing protein yields the protein MADNFWTGVLVGWLVGLILGFLLPVIGPLVGGFVAGWMSGRGIANGAKAGLFAGILGAIVIAALLLIGGTVLLGAFGFIAGLGTSLVIIVAAFVYQGLLSLIGGVIAGAIRR from the coding sequence ATGGCGGATAACTTCTGGACGGGCGTCCTCGTCGGGTGGCTCGTGGGACTCATTCTCGGTTTCCTCCTGCCGGTGATCGGGCCGCTGGTCGGCGGGTTCGTCGCAGGATGGATGTCGGGGCGCGGGATCGCGAACGGTGCAAAGGCCGGGCTGTTTGCCGGCATCCTCGGTGCCATCGTCATCGCGGCGCTCCTCCTCATCGGCGGCACGGTGCTTCTCGGGGCGTTCGGATTCATCGCCGGCCTCGGCACGTCGCTCGTCATCATCGTGGCGGCGTTCGTCTACCAGGGGCTTCTCTCCCTGATCGGCGGCGTCATCGCCGGCGCGATCCGGCGGTAA
- a CDS encoding DUF5518 domain-containing protein: MAEGGGSYWVSALVGFFFMLFVSPFFPVAGPILGGIVGGYLGPPGAVRGALAGLLDGLVVAAIFSVVAVVGGTALLGPLGTLLGLGVSVLLFALALYFGILGAIGGAVGGALKAWTTGRRRIRG, encoded by the coding sequence TTGGCAGAAGGCGGGGGTTCATACTGGGTCTCGGCGCTCGTGGGGTTCTTCTTCATGCTCTTCGTGAGCCCGTTCTTTCCCGTAGCCGGCCCGATCCTCGGGGGGATCGTCGGCGGCTACCTCGGCCCTCCCGGTGCGGTCAGGGGCGCGCTCGCCGGGCTTCTCGACGGCCTCGTCGTCGCCGCGATCTTCTCGGTCGTCGCCGTCGTCGGCGGGACGGCGCTCCTCGGCCCGCTCGGCACCCTGCTCGGCCTCGGAGTCTCTGTTCTCCTCTTTGCCCTCGCCCTCTACTTCGGGATCCTCGGTGCAATCGGCGGCGCCGTCGGCGGGGCGCTCAAGGCGTGGACGACCGGGCGCCGGCGGATCAGGGGATGA
- a CDS encoding MFS transporter produces the protein MPDDLPDDPEEVRDLSVRLILLLGAVSLLGSLVSNGARSVTGPYILLLGGGAAVVGLVAGFGEFIGYALRSATGVYVDQSRSYWKVAMAGYGLLVTIPVLAVAGRWESAALLIIAERVGKAIRTPARDTILSHATTSVGRGWGFGIHKALDQIGAVIGPLVMVAALALTGGYAPGFLLLGIPLVGLAMMLLFARSVVPKPGHLEADGGDRETGSDLPGIMPYATFIFLGMAGFANFPLISFHLKAQSIIPDAAIPLFYAAAMVVSVVVALLVGRIFDRVGTHTLLAIPVLSTVTVLLAFSLTPGLALAGSLIWGAGIGIFETVLRASIAESTAANLRGQVYGTVSAVFGTAWFVGSAVMGVLYDVSLGHIVAYVVIIETAAVAAYLWMYRCRIAMRLQEGIGNLIP, from the coding sequence ATGCCCGACGATCTCCCGGACGACCCGGAGGAGGTCCGCGACCTCTCGGTCCGGCTCATCCTCCTCCTCGGCGCGGTAAGCCTTCTCGGGAGCCTGGTCTCGAACGGCGCCCGGAGCGTCACCGGCCCCTACATCCTCCTCCTCGGGGGGGGCGCAGCCGTGGTCGGGCTGGTCGCCGGGTTCGGCGAGTTCATCGGGTATGCACTGCGATCCGCTACCGGCGTCTACGTCGACCAGAGCCGCAGTTACTGGAAGGTGGCGATGGCCGGCTACGGCCTGCTCGTCACGATCCCGGTCCTCGCCGTCGCCGGGCGCTGGGAGTCCGCAGCCCTGCTCATCATCGCCGAACGGGTAGGAAAGGCCATCCGGACACCGGCACGGGACACGATCCTCTCCCACGCGACGACGTCCGTGGGGAGAGGGTGGGGGTTCGGGATCCACAAGGCGCTCGACCAGATCGGCGCGGTCATCGGGCCGCTGGTCATGGTCGCCGCCCTCGCCCTCACCGGCGGCTACGCTCCGGGGTTTCTTCTGCTCGGGATCCCGCTCGTCGGTCTTGCGATGATGCTTCTCTTTGCCCGCTCCGTCGTGCCGAAGCCGGGGCACCTGGAGGCGGACGGGGGAGACCGGGAGACCGGCAGCGATCTGCCCGGGATCATGCCGTATGCCACGTTCATCTTCCTCGGCATGGCCGGGTTCGCGAACTTTCCGCTCATCTCCTTCCACTTAAAGGCCCAATCGATCATTCCCGATGCCGCCATCCCCCTCTTCTACGCCGCGGCGATGGTGGTCTCGGTCGTCGTGGCGCTCCTCGTCGGGCGGATCTTCGATCGCGTCGGCACTCACACGCTCCTTGCCATCCCGGTTCTCAGCACCGTGACGGTCCTGCTCGCCTTCTCGCTCACTCCGGGTCTCGCGCTTGCCGGGTCGCTCATCTGGGGGGCCGGGATCGGGATCTTCGAGACAGTTCTCCGGGCATCGATAGCGGAGTCCACGGCGGCGAACCTGAGGGGACAGGTCTACGGTACCGTGAGCGCGGTCTTCGGGACGGCGTGGTTCGTGGGGAGCGCCGTGATGGGAGTCCTCTATGACGTATCGCTGGGCCATATCGTCGCGTATGTCGTCATCATCGAGACCGCGGCGGTCGCCGCCTACCTCTGGATGTACCGCTGCCGGATCGCGATGCGCCTCCAGGAAGGTATCGGCAACCTCATCCCCTGA
- a CDS encoding MFS transporter, translated as MLHARQQCPYLSLPPILHISGAGIGLYGRREGTTAEQDGAQSYSRRFILILVTIVTFLNPFTGSAINLALPAIGTEFFADAAALAWVSSAYLLASVIFLLPAGRLGDSRGRVTVFLAGVVVYTVGSLLSIFTPSIEMLLVFRFIQGTGGAMIYANSVALITNLYPPGERGYAIGLNTTAVYAGLSLGPFLGGALTQFLGWRSIFIVTALLAVPALFYAKRFPAFLNERQRERFDIPGLVLSSALILCLFLGLASAATPVGVTLLAAAIVLGAAFFRVERRQSCPLLPVSLITSNRVFAASNAAALINYSATFAIGFLLSLYLQYIRGYEPVAAGTLLLVQPIVQVFVAPVAGRLADRVQPGHVASVGMGISAVGLFGLALLSETTPVAAILALLVLLGVGLGLFSSPNTTAIMGCVEKRFYGSASAMTAMMRSMGMMLSMGAVLVVFAVIMGSTTVTPAIFPEFLLSVRLLFLAFGILSVFGVVLSLRRNRCRSVLLES; from the coding sequence GTGCTCCACGCACGGCAGCAGTGCCCTTATCTCTCTCTGCCGCCCATACTCCATATCTCCGGGGCGGGGATCGGACTCTACGGGAGGCGTGAAGGGACGACAGCGGAACAGGACGGGGCTCAATCCTACTCGCGGCGGTTCATCCTGATACTGGTCACGATCGTGACGTTCTTGAACCCGTTCACGGGCTCGGCGATCAACCTGGCGCTCCCCGCCATCGGGACCGAGTTCTTCGCGGACGCCGCCGCGCTCGCCTGGGTCTCGAGCGCCTACCTCCTCGCCTCGGTCATCTTCCTCCTCCCGGCAGGGCGGCTCGGCGACTCCCGGGGGAGGGTCACCGTCTTCCTCGCCGGTGTCGTGGTCTACACCGTCGGGTCCCTTCTGTCCATCTTCACGCCCTCGATCGAGATGCTCCTCGTCTTCCGCTTCATCCAGGGCACCGGCGGGGCCATGATCTACGCAAACAGCGTGGCCCTGATCACCAACCTCTACCCGCCGGGCGAGCGGGGCTACGCGATCGGGCTGAATACGACGGCGGTCTACGCCGGGCTCTCGCTCGGCCCGTTCCTCGGCGGCGCCCTGACCCAGTTCCTCGGCTGGCGGAGCATCTTCATCGTGACCGCGCTCCTCGCCGTCCCGGCGCTCTTCTACGCGAAGAGATTCCCGGCGTTCTTGAACGAGCGGCAGCGCGAGCGGTTCGACATCCCCGGCCTGGTCCTCTCCTCGGCGCTGATCCTCTGCCTCTTCCTGGGCCTGGCCTCGGCGGCAACGCCTGTCGGGGTGACGCTTCTCGCGGCGGCGATCGTCCTCGGCGCGGCCTTCTTCCGGGTAGAGCGGCGGCAGTCCTGCCCCCTCCTCCCGGTCTCGCTCATCACCTCGAACCGGGTCTTTGCCGCCTCGAACGCCGCCGCCCTGATCAACTACAGCGCCACGTTCGCGATCGGGTTCCTCCTCTCCCTCTACCTCCAGTACATCCGGGGCTACGAGCCGGTCGCTGCCGGCACTCTCCTCCTGGTCCAGCCGATCGTCCAGGTCTTCGTCGCCCCGGTGGCGGGCCGCCTGGCCGACCGCGTCCAGCCCGGCCACGTCGCCTCGGTGGGGATGGGGATCTCGGCCGTCGGGCTCTTCGGCCTCGCCCTTCTCTCGGAGACGACGCCGGTCGCCGCGATCCTCGCTCTCCTGGTCCTCCTGGGCGTGGGGCTCGGCCTCTTCTCGTCCCCGAACACCACGGCCATCATGGGCTGCGTCGAGAAGAGGTTCTACGGGAGCGCATCGGCGATGACGGCGATGATGCGGTCGATGGGGATGATGCTCAGCATGGGGGCGGTCCTCGTCGTCTTTGCGGTCATCATGGGCTCGACCACCGTGACGCCGGCGATATTCCCGGAATTTCTCCTGAGCGTGCGGCTGCTCTTCCTCGCCTTCGGGATCCTCTCGGTCTTCGGGGTCGTCCTCTCGCTCAGAAGGAACAGATGCCGCTCGGTTCTGCTTGAATCGTGA
- a CDS encoding ATP-binding protein translates to MDLVIGRAGDREIAVDAQELVTGRTCIIAQSGAGKSWGIAVLCERLLEAGVGFCLIDTEGEYFSLKDRFSLLWIGTGAGCDADIRQTNLIDLMQDAICSRTAVLFDVSEAADMRGEAARLAGILYDLESRLKQPYLLIVEEADKFIPQSGESVAEIEEISRRGRKRGLGLLVATQRPSLVTKNILSQCNNQILGRLSIENDLRAVALFFASRKEAAELAELEPGEFFVMGGLAREQVRMRFGARLCEHRGLTPRLDAGEPAVPGPCAGSRKPPSSMGSVPVDAPCGDAVVPVLIREEALDIAMGKRKRRFLVLEPEERIVSADRAYRPLHRLEVRYVGGLIRKTTRTASFVVDGETGCIVEVDRGLKVRPGFSELLGLDEAAVRIVSGLANGGSTLTEIEAGTRLPPGVVKKAVKSLKMAKLVTEMKTVGETLVYVPLLSAEAPALSALRPGADLPMEPLRENPPAPRVTEASLRTVLKGLEPTAEIVGFRTFYYPVYLVRFASERGSRSLVLDGCTGKELRFPIP, encoded by the coding sequence ATGGACCTCGTCATCGGGAGGGCCGGCGACCGGGAGATCGCCGTCGATGCCCAGGAGCTGGTCACGGGACGGACCTGCATCATCGCGCAGTCGGGTGCCGGGAAGAGCTGGGGCATTGCGGTCCTCTGCGAGCGGCTCCTCGAGGCTGGGGTGGGGTTCTGTCTCATCGACACGGAGGGAGAGTACTTCTCGCTCAAAGACCGGTTCTCCCTTCTCTGGATCGGCACCGGCGCGGGGTGCGACGCGGATATCCGGCAGACGAACCTCATAGACCTGATGCAGGACGCGATCTGCTCGCGGACGGCGGTGCTCTTCGACGTCTCGGAGGCCGCGGATATGCGGGGAGAGGCGGCACGGCTTGCCGGGATCCTCTACGACCTTGAGAGCCGTCTGAAGCAGCCGTATCTCCTGATCGTCGAGGAGGCGGACAAGTTCATCCCGCAGTCGGGGGAGTCCGTCGCAGAGATCGAGGAGATCTCCCGCCGGGGGCGCAAACGCGGGCTCGGCCTCCTGGTCGCGACCCAGCGGCCGTCGCTCGTGACAAAGAATATTCTGTCACAGTGCAACAACCAGATCCTCGGGAGACTCTCGATCGAGAACGACTTGAGGGCCGTCGCCCTCTTCTTTGCGTCCAGAAAAGAAGCCGCCGAACTCGCGGAGCTCGAGCCCGGCGAGTTCTTCGTGATGGGCGGGCTTGCCCGGGAGCAGGTGAGGATGCGCTTTGGCGCCCGGCTCTGCGAGCACCGGGGACTGACCCCCCGCCTTGATGCCGGGGAGCCGGCCGTGCCCGGACCGTGCGCCGGCTCCCGGAAGCCTCCCTCCTCCATGGGTTCTGTCCCGGTAGATGCCCCGTGCGGGGATGCCGTGGTCCCGGTCCTCATCAGGGAAGAGGCGCTCGATATTGCGATGGGGAAACGGAAACGCCGGTTCCTGGTCCTCGAACCTGAAGAGCGGATCGTCTCGGCCGACCGGGCCTACCGGCCTCTCCACCGCCTGGAGGTCCGCTATGTCGGCGGGCTCATCCGGAAGACGACCCGGACGGCATCGTTCGTCGTCGACGGCGAGACGGGCTGCATCGTCGAGGTTGACCGGGGGCTGAAGGTCCGGCCGGGGTTCTCGGAACTCCTGGGGCTCGATGAGGCCGCGGTGAGGATCGTATCGGGGCTTGCGAACGGCGGCTCGACGCTGACCGAGATCGAGGCCGGAACCCGCCTCCCCCCCGGTGTGGTGAAGAAGGCGGTGAAAAGCCTCAAGATGGCGAAGCTCGTCACGGAGATGAAGACGGTGGGCGAAACACTGGTCTACGTCCCCCTCCTCTCGGCGGAGGCCCCGGCGCTCTCCGCCCTCCGACCGGGGGCGGATCTCCCGATGGAGCCGCTCCGGGAGAACCCCCCGGCGCCGAGGGTCACGGAGGCCTCGCTCCGGACCGTCCTGAAGGGGCTTGAGCCGACGGCGGAGATCGTCGGTTTTCGGACGTTTTACTACCCGGTCTACCTGGTCCGGTTCGCGTCGGAGCGTGGGAGCCGCTCGCTCGTCCTCGACGGCTGCACGGGAAAGGAGCTCCGTTTCCCGATTCCCTGA
- a CDS encoding rubredoxin, translating into MDSYRCNLCGYVYNPAIGDSAHGVAANTAFEDLPDTWRCPRCGAPKSRFTKL; encoded by the coding sequence ATGGATTCATACCGGTGCAATCTCTGCGGCTACGTCTATAATCCCGCGATCGGCGACTCCGCCCACGGCGTCGCGGCGAACACGGCCTTCGAAGACCTCCCGGACACCTGGCGGTGCCCCCGGTGCGGTGCGCCGAAGAGCCGGTTTACGAAGCTCTGA
- the tsaA gene encoding tRNA (N6-threonylcarbamoyladenosine(37)-N6)-methyltransferase TrmO yields MTGITFTPIGVVHSPFRDPRNMPIQPVGARGVRGTVELDPVYAAGVKDLAGFSRIILLYHLHRSEGYTLEVVPFLDTAPHGVFATRAPRRPNAIGLSILRLVAVDGTTLHVEDVDILDGTPVLDIKPYVPAFDAYPDERAGWLAAGAEDPRTVRSDGRFC; encoded by the coding sequence ATGACCGGAATCACCTTCACCCCCATCGGGGTTGTCCACTCCCCCTTCCGCGACCCCCGCAACATGCCCATCCAGCCCGTCGGCGCCCGGGGCGTCCGGGGCACGGTCGAACTCGACCCCGTCTATGCTGCCGGCGTAAAAGACCTCGCGGGGTTCTCCCGGATCATCCTCCTCTACCACCTCCACCGCTCGGAGGGCTACACGCTCGAGGTGGTCCCGTTCCTCGATACGGCGCCCCACGGTGTCTTTGCGACCCGGGCGCCCCGCCGCCCCAACGCCATCGGGCTCTCGATCCTCAGACTGGTCGCCGTCGACGGCACGACGCTCCACGTCGAGGACGTGGATATCCTGGACGGGACGCCGGTCCTCGATATCAAGCCCTACGTCCCGGCCTTCGACGCTTACCCCGACGAACGGGCCGGATGGCTCGCCGCGGGTGCGGAGGACCCCCGCACCGTGCGGTCGGACGGCCGGTTCTGCTGA
- a CDS encoding nuclear transport factor 2 family protein produces the protein MEDLLAVLCDIENRAWKAADTRDAGFYREYLAPEALIVTPFGVLNREEIIREIAENPLELPAYALSDERVVPLGEENAVLVYTVSLGGHTLYVSTVYARNKGRWRAAFHQRTPAVQEVGGMD, from the coding sequence ATGGAAGACCTCTTGGCGGTTCTCTGCGATATCGAGAACCGGGCCTGGAAGGCCGCGGATACCCGGGACGCCGGGTTCTACCGGGAGTACCTCGCGCCGGAGGCGCTGATCGTCACGCCGTTTGGGGTCCTGAACCGCGAGGAGATCATCCGCGAGATCGCGGAGAACCCGCTCGAACTGCCGGCGTATGCGCTCTCGGACGAGAGGGTCGTGCCCCTCGGGGAGGAGAACGCCGTCCTCGTCTACACCGTCTCCCTCGGCGGGCATACGCTCTACGTCTCGACGGTGTATGCCCGGAACAAGGGCCGGTGGCGGGCGGCCTTTCACCAGCGGACGCCTGCTGTCCAGGAGGTTGGAGGGATGGATTAA